A genomic window from Cupriavidus metallidurans CH34 includes:
- a CDS encoding helical backbone metal receptor, whose protein sequence is MWTDAGGQVHEAASGDVRIASLVPSITELLFDLGLADQLVARTGFCIHPEPAVRAVAKVGGTKDVKLDRLRALAPTHVVVNIDENRRETVDEIRTFVPHVIVTHPCAPEDNLALYRLLGGIFGRRPQAEALVGQLRGELDAIQAQTWPARRVLYAIWQDPWMTVSRATYISRMLALVNWATWPDDADTSDTPAACVDGDCSRPNAPGERYPTFRWSDALVRELDAVLLSTEPYRFTEDHADALERQIGKPVLLVDGEMLSWYGSRAVAGARYLRSLAQGF, encoded by the coding sequence ATGTGGACCGACGCAGGCGGGCAGGTACATGAGGCGGCATCCGGCGATGTCCGCATCGCATCGCTCGTGCCCTCGATCACCGAACTGCTGTTCGATCTCGGCTTGGCTGACCAGCTTGTGGCCCGTACCGGCTTCTGCATTCATCCGGAGCCAGCGGTACGCGCCGTTGCCAAGGTCGGCGGCACCAAGGATGTGAAGCTCGATCGCCTGCGCGCGCTGGCTCCGACGCACGTGGTGGTCAATATCGATGAAAACCGACGGGAGACCGTCGACGAAATCCGCACCTTCGTGCCGCACGTGATCGTCACCCATCCGTGTGCCCCGGAAGACAACCTCGCGCTCTATCGGCTGCTGGGCGGGATTTTCGGGCGCCGGCCACAGGCCGAAGCGCTGGTGGGGCAGTTACGCGGCGAACTCGATGCCATCCAGGCACAAACCTGGCCGGCCCGGCGTGTGCTCTATGCGATCTGGCAAGACCCCTGGATGACGGTGTCGCGCGCGACCTATATCAGCCGGATGCTGGCGCTGGTGAACTGGGCGACGTGGCCCGATGACGCGGATACTTCGGACACGCCGGCTGCCTGCGTCGACGGCGACTGCAGCCGCCCGAACGCGCCGGGCGAGCGCTATCCGACCTTCCGCTGGAGCGACGCGCTAGTGCGCGAGCTGGATGCCGTGCTGTTGTCGACCGAACCCTATCGCTTTACCGAGGATCATGCCGACGCGCTGGAGCGGCAGATCGGCAAGCCGGTATTGCTGGTCGATGGAGAGATGCTGTCGTGGTACGGCAGCCGCGCCGTGGCCGGCGCGCGCTACCTCAGGTCATTGGCACAGGGCTTCTGA
- a CDS encoding DUF883 family protein, translating into MLTQNPKVRKEINHLHDSADAAVRQIRHAARDTRDAARDAAGPVSEDVKALIGQLQQTIDVLAREGSAESLAAGRRLRDRAQELAERLRERGRDGMDWARVHVDDAVDHSRQRVVESPLMAVGIAALVGAFVGLLLAGGRRSDD; encoded by the coding sequence ATGCTTACGCAAAACCCCAAGGTTCGCAAGGAAATCAACCACCTGCACGACAGCGCTGACGCAGCCGTCCGGCAGATCCGCCATGCCGCGCGCGATACCCGCGACGCGGCACGCGATGCCGCTGGCCCGGTGTCGGAGGACGTCAAGGCACTGATCGGGCAGCTTCAGCAAACGATCGATGTGCTGGCGCGTGAGGGTTCGGCGGAAAGCCTGGCGGCGGGGCGCCGACTGCGTGACCGTGCGCAGGAACTGGCCGAACGGCTGCGCGAACGTGGCCGGGACGGCATGGACTGGGCGCGTGTGCATGTTGACGATGCCGTCGACCACAGCCGTCAGCGCGTGGTGGAATCCCCGCTGATGGCGGTGGGGATTGCCGCGCTGGTTGGCGCGTTCGTCGGCCTGCTGCTGGCCGGCGGCCGCCGAAGCGACGACTAA
- a CDS encoding sensor histidine kinase: protein MAKHSLLVRNTLLLVSGIMLTLAVLIASETGNQRLREGYIEAIRSQQLQNDLGDLIAELVNAEGGQRGFLLTGKDSYLDPYYKALPRINELMSRIRQHYANDPEGLRQFGEASQFVTRKLNEMALTLVYGKRDFDVALDMVRTDFGKQTMENARRSLEHLQVRESGTVTHNLEAAEHDLQLSRYGIGLLTAINIVLMVTLGMGHARRMAMADATRAELEEESARLDRKVRARTRQLSALAAHLQRVTEDEKTRLARELHDELGAILTAIKLDLHWVRMRVQDTHPEARDKLTRVMQHADQAIQIKRQLIEDLRPTVLLNLGLREAIVQLVEDVGTRNQWDTALDLPETLPRLNDPAAIALYRIVQESLTNASKYAEAKQVSVTLACTTEHLVLTVRDDGRGLPPDFDAGSIAGHHGLLGMEQRVLALGGTMEVDSSPGHGVTIGIEVPLTAAVLAQEEPAE, encoded by the coding sequence ATGGCCAAGCATTCCCTACTCGTGCGAAACACACTGCTGCTGGTCAGCGGCATCATGCTGACGCTGGCCGTGCTGATCGCATCCGAGACCGGCAACCAGCGCCTGCGCGAGGGATACATCGAGGCAATCCGTTCGCAGCAGCTTCAGAACGACCTGGGCGACCTGATCGCCGAACTCGTCAATGCAGAGGGCGGCCAGCGCGGCTTCCTGCTGACCGGGAAGGACAGCTACCTCGACCCGTACTACAAGGCGCTGCCGCGCATCAACGAACTGATGTCGCGCATCCGCCAGCACTACGCGAACGATCCGGAAGGCCTGCGCCAATTCGGCGAGGCGTCCCAATTCGTGACGCGCAAACTCAACGAGATGGCACTGACGCTGGTCTACGGCAAGCGCGACTTCGACGTGGCGCTCGACATGGTCCGCACCGACTTCGGCAAGCAGACCATGGAGAACGCCCGGCGCAGTCTCGAGCATCTGCAGGTGCGCGAGTCGGGCACGGTCACGCACAATCTCGAAGCGGCCGAGCATGACCTGCAACTGTCGCGCTATGGCATTGGGCTGCTCACGGCCATCAACATCGTATTGATGGTGACGCTCGGCATGGGCCACGCGCGCCGCATGGCAATGGCCGATGCCACCCGGGCCGAACTGGAAGAGGAAAGCGCGCGGCTCGACCGCAAGGTGCGCGCCCGCACGCGCCAGCTGTCCGCCCTGGCCGCTCACCTGCAACGCGTGACCGAAGACGAAAAGACGCGCCTGGCGCGCGAGCTGCACGACGAACTCGGCGCCATCCTCACCGCCATCAAGCTCGATCTGCACTGGGTGCGGATGCGCGTGCAAGACACGCATCCGGAGGCGCGCGACAAGCTGACGCGCGTGATGCAGCACGCGGACCAGGCCATCCAGATCAAGCGACAACTGATCGAGGACCTGCGTCCGACCGTGCTGCTGAACCTGGGCCTGCGCGAGGCCATCGTGCAACTGGTGGAAGATGTCGGCACGCGCAACCAGTGGGATACCGCGCTGGACCTGCCCGAGACGCTGCCAAGACTGAACGACCCTGCGGCCATCGCGCTGTACCGCATCGTGCAGGAATCGCTAACGAATGCCAGCAAGTACGCAGAGGCCAAGCAAGTGTCAGTGACCCTGGCGTGCACGACCGAACATCTGGTGCTGACCGTGCGCGACGACGGCCGTGGCTTGCCGCCCGATTTCGACGCTGGCAGCATTGCCGGCCATCACGGCCTGCTCGGCATGGAGCAGCGCGTACTGGCGCTGGGCGGCACGATGGAAGTGGATTCATCGCCGGGACACGGTGTGACGATCGGGATCGAGGTGCCGCTGACCGCGGCGGTGCTGGCGCAGGAAGAGCCGGCCGAGTGA
- a CDS encoding MerR family transcriptional regulator, with protein MSAQPSTVTYTITDLAREFDITPRAIRFYEDQGLLAPDREGPSGRRRVYNSRERTRLKLTLRGKRLGLTLNEIREILDLYESPRDTAPQLERFLHLLAGHRGTLERQLEDLQAQLAEIDQHERQCQALLAAQHAKNAGNKTPTA; from the coding sequence ATGTCGGCTCAGCCATCAACCGTTACCTACACGATTACCGATCTCGCCCGCGAGTTCGACATTACACCGCGCGCGATCCGATTCTACGAGGACCAGGGCCTGTTGGCGCCTGATCGCGAAGGGCCAAGCGGCCGGCGGCGTGTCTACAACAGCCGTGAGCGCACCCGGTTGAAGTTGACGCTGCGCGGCAAGAGGTTAGGGCTTACTCTCAATGAAATCCGCGAAATTCTGGATTTGTACGAGTCCCCGCGCGATACGGCTCCCCAACTCGAGCGCTTCCTGCATCTCCTGGCCGGCCACCGTGGCACGCTCGAGCGCCAGTTGGAAGACCTGCAGGCGCAGCTTGCCGAGATCGATCAACACGAGCGTCAGTGCCAGGCGCTGCTGGCTGCCCAACATGCCAAGAACGCTGGCAACAAGACTCCCACAGCCTGA
- a CDS encoding response regulator: protein MPEQPTASIPRPLRVLLIEDSAVIRSMLMEYLTAFPFVEAVDWADTESKAVGLAAAGAYHVAIVDLQLRQGNGINVLREMQKARFPGIRIVYTNHAQVSMYRRQCAEAGADYFFDKSLEMEQVFRVIEDYAMSTP, encoded by the coding sequence ATGCCGGAGCAGCCCACTGCCTCCATACCCCGACCACTGCGCGTCCTCCTGATCGAGGACTCGGCCGTGATTCGGAGCATGTTGATGGAGTACCTGACCGCGTTTCCGTTCGTGGAAGCCGTGGATTGGGCCGATACGGAAAGCAAGGCGGTGGGGCTGGCCGCGGCCGGGGCCTATCACGTGGCGATCGTCGATCTGCAACTACGTCAGGGCAACGGCATCAATGTGCTGCGCGAGATGCAGAAGGCGCGGTTCCCGGGCATCCGCATCGTCTACACGAACCATGCGCAGGTATCGATGTACCGGCGCCAGTGCGCCGAAGCCGGCGCGGACTATTTCTTCGACAAGTCACTCGAAATGGAGCAAGTGTTCCGGGTGATCGAGGACTACGCAATGTCGACGCCCTGA
- a CDS encoding DUF1328 domain-containing protein, translated as MLYYALVFFIVALIAAIFGFGGIAAGAVEIAKILFLIFLVVAIVTFVMGLVRRR; from the coding sequence ATGCTGTACTACGCACTCGTCTTCTTTATTGTTGCCCTGATCGCGGCGATCTTCGGATTCGGCGGCATTGCCGCCGGCGCGGTGGAAATTGCCAAGATCCTGTTCTTGATATTCCTGGTGGTGGCAATCGTAACGTTTGTAATGGGCCTGGTGCGCCGACGGTAA
- a CDS encoding SPOR domain-containing protein: MQQIAKRAPRTVRHTKTQRGGTFLGLVLGLIVGLAIAVVVALYITKSPAPFQQKGGSSAPAPRPSEPGNVVSTLPSPTQQAQQPEEPSDPNRPLWSKTPAKPVGQPEQAQPGQPAPQAPVATTRPADAGTNSASSTVAGKTPEKPAARPAEKPVADPIAEIAQADANKVGYLLQVGAFRSQDDADRQKANLAMQGFEAKVTDRDVNGVKMYRVRLGPFNRIDDMNRARDRLQSAGFEASVIRFTKQ, translated from the coding sequence ATGCAACAGATTGCCAAGCGCGCCCCGCGCACCGTCCGCCATACCAAGACGCAGCGTGGCGGCACGTTCCTGGGCCTAGTGCTCGGGTTGATCGTCGGCCTGGCCATTGCCGTGGTGGTGGCGCTGTACATCACCAAGTCTCCTGCGCCGTTCCAGCAGAAGGGCGGCAGTAGTGCCCCGGCCCCGCGTCCCAGCGAGCCTGGCAACGTGGTCAGCACCTTGCCGAGCCCGACGCAACAGGCGCAGCAGCCCGAGGAGCCGTCGGACCCGAACCGGCCGCTCTGGAGCAAGACGCCGGCCAAGCCGGTGGGCCAGCCCGAACAGGCGCAGCCCGGCCAGCCCGCGCCACAGGCGCCGGTGGCGACCACCCGTCCGGCCGATGCTGGCACCAACTCCGCCAGTTCCACCGTTGCCGGCAAGACCCCGGAGAAGCCTGCCGCGCGCCCGGCCGAGAAGCCGGTGGCCGACCCGATCGCGGAGATTGCCCAGGCCGATGCCAACAAGGTGGGATATCTGCTGCAGGTAGGGGCGTTCCGGTCGCAGGATGACGCCGACCGTCAGAAAGCCAACCTGGCCATGCAGGGTTTCGAGGCCAAGGTGACGGATCGCGATGTCAACGGCGTGAAGATGTATCGCGTTCGACTGGGACCGTTCAACCGCATCGACGACATGAACCGCGCACGTGACCGCCTGCAATCGGCCGGTTTCGAAGCCTCGGTGATCCGCTTTACCAAGCAGTAA
- a CDS encoding thiol:disulfide interchange protein DsbA/DsbL: MKKIAALLATVAAVSGLLMTAPAAMAAPTEGKDYTVLKSPQPVPAGKIEVTEFFWYGCPHCYDFEPELEAWVKKQGKDVVFKRVPVAFRDDLLPHTKIFYALEAMGKLDAMHTKVFDAIHKQRKRLLTTDEIADFMAQNGIDKKQWLDTYNSFSVTTNSQRANKIADAYKIDGVPTVVVQGKYETSPSIAGTKPGAIQAMDFLVTGVRDKKL; this comes from the coding sequence ATGAAGAAAATCGCCGCACTGCTTGCCACCGTTGCCGCTGTCAGCGGCCTGCTGATGACCGCGCCCGCCGCCATGGCCGCGCCGACGGAAGGCAAGGACTACACGGTCCTGAAATCGCCGCAGCCCGTGCCGGCCGGCAAGATCGAGGTGACCGAGTTCTTCTGGTACGGCTGCCCGCACTGCTACGACTTCGAGCCCGAGCTTGAGGCGTGGGTCAAGAAGCAGGGTAAGGACGTGGTGTTCAAGCGCGTGCCGGTGGCGTTCCGCGACGACCTTCTGCCCCACACGAAGATCTTCTATGCGCTGGAAGCCATGGGCAAGCTGGACGCGATGCACACCAAGGTGTTCGACGCGATCCACAAGCAGCGCAAGCGCCTGCTGACCACCGATGAAATCGCCGATTTCATGGCCCAGAACGGCATCGACAAGAAGCAGTGGCTGGACACCTACAACTCGTTCTCGGTGACCACCAACTCGCAACGTGCCAACAAGATCGCCGACGCCTACAAGATCGACGGCGTGCCGACCGTGGTGGTGCAGGGCAAGTACGAGACCTCGCCTTCGATCGCCGGCACCAAGCCTGGCGCCATCCAGGCCATGGACTTCCTGGTCACGGGCGTGCGCGACAAGAAGCTCTGA
- the argS gene encoding arginine--tRNA ligase, whose protein sequence is MLPVQTSQLAAAFTDAVRALAPADANLPAVTFERPKAAAHGDLACNIAMQVAKSLKTNPRELAQKVVDAVKADSRATALVAALEIAGPGFINLRLSPEARAEVLRAVLADGDRYGARPVGEHGQVLVEFVSANPTGPLHVGHGRQAALGDALANLLAWQGWSVHREFYYNDAGVQIHTLAISVQARARGLKPGDAGWPESAYNGDYIADIAADFLAGKTVSASDGEPVTASGNIEDLESIRKFAVTYLRNEQDIDLQAFGVKFDRYYLESSLYSDGRVEAAVQSLIAKGKTYESEGALWLRTTDDGDDKDRVMKKGDGTYTYFVPDVAYHTTKWERGFSKVINVQGSDHHGTIARVRAGLQGLDIGIPQGYPDYVLHKMVTVMKNGEEVKISKRAGSYVTVRDLIEWSNGGEETIRGCLEAGVADWPAHFTRGRDAVRFFLLSRKADTEFVFDVDLALKQNDENPVYYVQYAHARICSIFEAWGGADWEARLGELASVDLAAVTAADVSPQAIALGRRLAEFPDMLAAASSELAPHAVAFYLRDLAGDFHAFYNADRVLVDDETVKRARLALLAATRQVLKNGLAVIGVSAPQRMDREAAPA, encoded by the coding sequence ATGCTGCCTGTTCAGACCTCCCAACTTGCCGCCGCGTTCACGGATGCCGTGCGTGCGCTCGCCCCCGCCGATGCCAACCTGCCCGCGGTGACATTCGAGCGACCCAAGGCAGCCGCCCACGGCGACCTGGCCTGCAACATCGCCATGCAGGTGGCCAAGTCGCTCAAGACCAACCCGCGTGAGCTGGCGCAGAAGGTCGTCGACGCAGTCAAGGCCGATTCGCGCGCGACCGCGCTCGTGGCCGCGCTCGAGATCGCCGGCCCGGGCTTCATCAACCTGCGCCTGAGCCCCGAGGCCCGCGCGGAAGTCCTGCGTGCCGTGCTGGCGGATGGCGACCGCTACGGCGCGCGTCCGGTCGGCGAGCATGGCCAGGTGCTGGTGGAGTTCGTCTCCGCCAACCCGACTGGCCCGCTGCACGTGGGCCACGGCCGCCAGGCCGCCCTGGGCGATGCGCTGGCGAACCTGCTGGCCTGGCAGGGCTGGTCGGTCCATCGCGAGTTCTACTACAACGACGCCGGCGTGCAGATCCATACGCTGGCCATCTCGGTGCAGGCCCGGGCGCGCGGCCTGAAGCCGGGTGACGCCGGCTGGCCCGAGTCCGCCTACAACGGTGACTACATCGCCGATATCGCAGCCGATTTCCTGGCCGGCAAGACCGTGTCCGCCTCGGACGGCGAGCCGGTGACGGCCTCGGGCAACATCGAGGATCTGGAGTCGATCCGCAAGTTCGCGGTGACCTACCTGCGCAACGAGCAGGACATCGACCTGCAGGCGTTTGGCGTCAAGTTCGACCGGTACTACCTGGAATCGTCGCTGTACAGCGATGGCCGCGTGGAAGCCGCCGTGCAATCGCTGATCGCCAAGGGCAAGACGTACGAGAGCGAAGGCGCGCTGTGGCTGCGCACCACCGACGACGGCGACGACAAGGACCGCGTCATGAAGAAGGGCGACGGCACGTACACGTACTTCGTGCCGGATGTGGCGTACCACACCACCAAGTGGGAACGCGGCTTCTCGAAGGTCATCAACGTGCAGGGCAGCGACCACCACGGCACCATCGCCCGCGTGCGTGCCGGCCTGCAGGGCCTGGACATCGGCATTCCGCAGGGCTACCCCGACTACGTGCTGCACAAGATGGTCACCGTCATGAAGAACGGCGAGGAGGTGAAGATCTCCAAGCGCGCTGGTTCGTACGTGACCGTGCGCGACCTGATCGAATGGAGCAACGGCGGCGAAGAGACGATCCGCGGTTGCCTGGAAGCAGGCGTGGCCGACTGGCCCGCGCACTTCACGCGCGGCCGCGACGCGGTGCGCTTCTTCCTGCTGTCGCGCAAGGCCGACACCGAGTTCGTGTTCGACGTGGACCTGGCGCTGAAGCAGAACGACGAGAACCCGGTGTACTACGTCCAGTACGCTCACGCCCGCATCTGCTCGATTTTCGAGGCATGGGGCGGCGCGGACTGGGAAGCGCGGCTGGGCGAGCTGGCCAGCGTGGACCTGGCCGCCGTGACGGCTGCTGACGTGAGCCCGCAGGCGATCGCGCTGGGCCGCCGTCTGGCCGAGTTCCCCGACATGCTGGCCGCGGCCTCCAGCGAACTGGCCCCGCACGCGGTGGCCTTCTACCTGCGCGACCTGGCTGGCGATTTCCACGCGTTCTACAACGCCGACCGCGTCCTGGTGGACGACGAGACGGTCAAGCGCGCGCGGCTGGCACTGCTGGCTGCCACGCGCCAGGTGCTCAAGAACGGCCTGGCGGTGATCGGTGTTTCGGCACCGCAGCGCATGGACCGCGAAGCGGCTCCGGCCTGA
- a CDS encoding MBL fold metallo-hydrolase: protein MNALEHQLQYPFGETMPEPGTRQEVAPGVYWLRMPLPFALDHINLWLLRDRIDGRDGWTIVDCGITNDTIKAHWETIFANELEGLPVLRVLVTHCHPDHVGLAHWLCKHWDVRLWMSLGDYMSARVMAGGSGVGSNAGGDFAASHFARHGMVDPDNLEKLRARKSYYPSLVPDLPTQYRRLMDGDTVKIGADPATASWRVITGYGHAPEHVALFNPATNVLISGDMVLPRISTNVSVFDMEPEANPLQLYLDSLGKYEGLPKDVLILPSHGRPFRNLHTRINQLREHHVDRLAETLAACAEKPCNAHDIVSVIFRRQFDIHQLTFAIGEALAHLHALWHRGELVRVVGDDGVIRFKKAG from the coding sequence ATGAACGCACTCGAACACCAGCTCCAATACCCGTTTGGCGAAACCATGCCCGAACCGGGCACTCGGCAGGAAGTCGCACCTGGCGTGTACTGGCTGCGCATGCCGCTACCGTTCGCGCTGGACCACATCAACCTCTGGCTGCTGCGTGACCGCATCGACGGGCGCGACGGCTGGACGATCGTGGACTGCGGCATCACCAACGACACCATCAAGGCGCACTGGGAAACCATCTTCGCCAACGAACTCGAAGGCCTGCCCGTGCTGCGGGTGCTGGTCACGCACTGCCACCCCGACCACGTCGGCCTGGCGCACTGGCTCTGCAAGCACTGGGATGTGCGGCTGTGGATGAGTCTGGGTGACTACATGTCGGCGCGCGTGATGGCCGGCGGCTCGGGCGTCGGATCGAACGCGGGCGGCGACTTCGCGGCCAGCCACTTCGCCCGTCACGGCATGGTCGATCCCGACAACCTCGAGAAGCTGCGGGCCCGCAAGAGCTACTACCCGTCGCTGGTGCCGGACCTGCCCACCCAGTACCGCAGGCTGATGGATGGCGACACGGTCAAGATAGGCGCGGACCCGGCCACCGCGTCGTGGCGCGTGATCACCGGTTACGGCCATGCGCCGGAACACGTTGCGCTGTTCAACCCGGCCACCAACGTGTTGATTTCCGGTGACATGGTGCTGCCGCGTATCTCGACCAACGTCAGCGTGTTCGACATGGAGCCGGAAGCCAATCCGCTGCAGCTCTACCTGGACTCGCTCGGCAAGTACGAAGGCCTGCCGAAGGATGTGCTGATCCTGCCGTCGCACGGTCGTCCGTTCCGCAATCTTCACACTCGCATCAACCAGCTTCGCGAACACCACGTCGATCGTCTGGCCGAAACGCTGGCCGCGTGCGCGGAAAAGCCCTGCAACGCGCACGACATAGTCAGCGTGATCTTCCGTCGCCAGTTCGACATTCACCAACTCACGTTCGCGATCGGCGAGGCGCTGGCCCACCTGCACGCGCTGTGGCACCGCGGCGAACTGGTGCGCGTGGTAGGTGACGATGGGGTAATCCGGTTCAAGAAGGCGGGCTGA
- a CDS encoding SDR family oxidoreductase: protein MRPQKIFITGASSGIGQALARAYAEQGAILGLVGRREDALRAFAGTLPNPGAVRVYAVDVRDVDAMGVAAADFLANVGCPDVVIANAGVSVGTVASEREDLEVFRTVMDTNWFGTLTTFQPFLGPMREQPPGADGWRGTLVGIASVAGVRGLPGGGAYSASKSAVIKLLESLRLEQAREKIRVVTIAPGYIRTPMTSHNPYRMPFLMDAEVFAQKAVRRIAAGSRFAVIPWQMGVVASLLHLMPRWLYDALFARAPRKPRRPRDA from the coding sequence ATGCGACCACAGAAAATCTTTATCACCGGCGCCTCCAGCGGCATTGGCCAGGCGCTGGCACGCGCATACGCGGAGCAGGGTGCCATCCTTGGCCTGGTCGGCCGGCGCGAGGATGCGCTAAGGGCTTTCGCGGGCACGCTCCCCAATCCCGGCGCTGTGCGCGTCTATGCCGTGGACGTCCGCGACGTCGACGCCATGGGGGTCGCGGCTGCCGATTTCCTTGCGAACGTGGGCTGTCCCGACGTCGTGATCGCCAACGCGGGCGTCTCGGTGGGTACGGTGGCCAGCGAGCGCGAGGATCTGGAGGTGTTCCGCACGGTCATGGATACCAACTGGTTCGGCACGCTGACTACGTTTCAGCCATTCCTCGGGCCGATGCGCGAGCAGCCACCCGGTGCCGACGGATGGCGTGGCACGCTGGTCGGCATCGCCAGCGTGGCCGGGGTGCGGGGATTGCCCGGCGGCGGGGCCTACAGCGCATCGAAATCGGCGGTGATCAAGCTGCTGGAGAGCCTGCGGCTCGAACAGGCGCGCGAGAAGATTCGCGTGGTGACGATTGCGCCGGGTTACATCCGCACGCCAATGACGTCGCACAACCCGTACCGGATGCCATTCCTGATGGATGCCGAGGTGTTTGCGCAAAAAGCGGTGCGGCGAATTGCCGCAGGCAGCCGCTTCGCGGTGATCCCCTGGCAGATGGGTGTTGTGGCTTCGCTGCTGCACCTGATGCCGCGCTGGCTCTACGACGCGCTGTTCGCACGCGCGCCGCGCAAGCCGCGCCGCCCCCGGGACGCATGA
- a CDS encoding DUF1840 domain-containing protein, with amino-acid sequence MLITFKSHAAQDLIMMKDLAITLLGIIGKHLGERGVIKADEMPAAIRKLEAAVQDAKKVHPAEATVHPGKDDEREEEPLHLGQRAYPFLDMLRESAKEGADVMWGV; translated from the coding sequence ATGTTGATCACCTTCAAATCCCACGCGGCGCAAGACCTGATCATGATGAAGGATCTTGCCATTACGCTGCTTGGCATCATCGGCAAGCATCTGGGCGAGCGCGGGGTGATCAAGGCCGACGAAATGCCGGCGGCAATCCGAAAGCTCGAAGCCGCCGTCCAGGACGCCAAGAAAGTCCACCCGGCCGAAGCCACCGTTCACCCCGGCAAGGATGACGAGCGCGAAGAGGAACCGCTCCATCTGGGCCAGCGCGCCTATCCGTTCCTGGACATGCTGCGCGAGTCCGCCAAGGAAGGCGCGGATGTGATGTGGGGCGTCTGA
- a CDS encoding isovaleryl-CoA dehydrogenase, with protein sequence MTELPGLKFDLGEDIEMLRESVRNWAQAELAPRAAEIDRTDQFPMDAWRKMGDLGVLGITVAEEYGGANMGYLAHMIAMEEISRASASVGLSYGAHSNLCVNQIHRNGTAAQKAKYLPKLVSGEWIGALAMSEPNAGSDVVSMKLRADFKGDRYVLNGTKMWITNGPDCDVLVVYAKTEPDLGARGMTAFIVEKGMKGFSVAQKLDKLGMRGSHTGELVFQDVEVPVENILGAENGGAKVLMSGLDYERAVLSGGPVGIMQACMDVITPYIHDRKQFGQSIGEFQLIQGKVADMYTTLQAARSYLYTVGKNLDSLGTDHVRQVRKDCAAVILYTAEKATWMAGESVQILGGNGYINEYPVGRLWRDAKLYEIGAGTSEIRRMLIGRELFSETM encoded by the coding sequence ATGACCGAACTACCCGGCCTGAAATTCGACCTTGGCGAAGACATCGAGATGCTGCGCGAATCGGTGCGCAACTGGGCGCAGGCCGAACTGGCGCCGCGCGCCGCCGAGATCGACCGGACCGACCAGTTTCCGATGGATGCATGGCGGAAGATGGGCGACCTCGGCGTGCTGGGCATCACGGTGGCCGAGGAGTACGGCGGCGCCAACATGGGGTACCTGGCCCACATGATCGCGATGGAGGAGATCAGCCGCGCGTCGGCGTCGGTCGGCCTGTCGTACGGCGCCCATTCGAACCTGTGCGTGAACCAGATCCACCGCAACGGCACGGCGGCCCAGAAGGCGAAGTACCTGCCGAAGCTGGTTTCCGGCGAATGGATCGGCGCGCTGGCCATGAGCGAGCCGAACGCCGGATCGGACGTGGTCAGCATGAAGCTGCGCGCCGATTTCAAGGGTGACCGCTACGTGCTCAACGGCACCAAGATGTGGATCACGAACGGGCCGGACTGCGACGTGCTGGTGGTCTACGCCAAGACCGAGCCGGACCTGGGCGCGCGCGGCATGACCGCCTTCATCGTCGAGAAGGGCATGAAGGGCTTCTCGGTAGCCCAGAAGCTGGACAAGCTCGGCATGCGCGGTTCGCACACCGGCGAACTGGTGTTCCAGGACGTGGAAGTGCCGGTCGAGAACATTCTCGGGGCCGAGAACGGGGGCGCCAAGGTGCTGATGAGCGGCCTGGACTACGAGCGCGCCGTGCTGTCGGGCGGCCCGGTCGGCATCATGCAGGCCTGCATGGACGTGATCACGCCGTACATCCACGATCGCAAGCAGTTTGGCCAGAGCATCGGCGAGTTCCAGCTGATCCAGGGCAAGGTGGCCGACATGTACACCACGCTGCAGGCCGCGCGCAGCTACCTGTACACCGTGGGCAAGAACCTGGACTCGCTGGGCACGGACCACGTGCGCCAGGTCCGCAAGGACTGCGCCGCCGTGATTCTGTACACCGCGGAGAAGGCCACGTGGATGGCGGGCGAGTCGGTGCAGATCCTGGGCGGTAACGGCTACATCAACGAATACCCGGTCGGCCGCCTGTGGCGTGATGCCAAGCTGTACGAGATCGGCGCGGGCACTTCGGAGATCCGCCGCATGCTGATTGGCCGCGAATTGTTCTCCGAAACGATGTAA